The following are from one region of the Silene latifolia isolate original U9 population chromosome 9, ASM4854445v1, whole genome shotgun sequence genome:
- the LOC141598598 gene encoding GDSL esterase/lipase At3g26430-like: protein MKSSYFRPPAKLTTLLFFVTVNLCFLHTTSESVDNKAQECDFPAIFNFGDSNSDTGGLTAVYGPAQPPNGETFFGGSAGRFCDGRLVIDFLAGSLGLPYLNAYLNSVGSNFSHGVNFATAGSTVRPQNTTKSQSGYSPISLDVQFAEFSEFWKTSQVVRNKGGVFEGLLPKEDYFASAVYTFDIGQNDLTAGYKLNMTTEQVKAYVPDVVTQLATVVRGVYAQGGRTFWVHNTGPLGCLAYILDVYPLTAAQVNKFGCAIPFNEVAQYYNAQLKETVDQLRKDLPLAAFTYVDMYSIKYTLITHAKELGFEEPLVACCGHGGKYNFNNAMRCGSTKIVDGKEIVIAKSCKNPSVKVIWDGIHYTEAANKWIFNQILNNVSYLDPPVSFNRACHIFGHL from the exons ATGAAATCTAGTTACTTTCGGCCACCAGCCAAATTAACGACACTTCTATTTTTCGTAACTGTCAATCTATGTTTCCTACATACCACATCGGAAAGCGTCGATAATAAAGCGCAAGAATGCGATTTTCCAGCAATCTTCAATTTTGGCGACTCAAATTCCGACACAGGCGGTCTGACCGCTGTTTACGGTCCGGCTCAACCTCCTAATGGTGAAACTTTCTTTGGTGGTTCGGCCGGCCGGTTTTGCGATGGCCGTCTTGTTATTGATTTTCTAG CTGGAAGTTTAGGATTACCATATCTAAATGCATACTTAAATTCGGTTGGATCAAACTTTAGTCATGGAGTCAATTTCGCGACAGCAGGTTCTACAGTCCGACCTCAAAACACCACAAAATCTCAAAGCGGATACAGTCCTATCTCTCTCGATGTACAGTTTGCTGAATTCTCTGAATTTTGGAAAACATCTCAAGTAGTCCGTAATAAAG GAGGAGTTTTCGAGGGTCTGCTACCAAAGGAAGATTACTTTGCAAGTGCTGTATACACCTTTGACATCGGCCAAAATGACCTCACTGCTGGTTACAAACTTAATATGACTACTGAACAAGTTAAGGCCTATGTTCCTGATGTTGTCACGCAGTTGGCCACAGTCGTAAGG GGTGTGTATGCACAAGGCGGAAGGACATTCTGGGTTCATAACACAGGACCATTGGGATGCCTTGCATACATTTTAGACGTCTATCCTCTCACCGCTGCACAAGTTAACAAGTTTGGATGCGCGATCCCATTTAACGAGGTAGCCCAATACTATAATGCTCAACTCAAGGAAACTGTAGATCAGCTCAGGAAGGATCTTCCTTTGGCTGCATTCACCTATGTAGATATGTACTCTATCAAGTATACACTTATCACTCATGCCAAAGAACTTG GATTCGAGGAACCTTTAGTAGCATGTTGTGGCCATGGAGGGAAATACAACTTCAACAACGCAATGCGATGTGGAAGCACAAAGATTGTAGATGGCAAAGAGATTGTGATTGCGAAGTCATGTAAGAATCCATCAGTGAAGGTGATTTGGGATGGGATTCATTATACTGAGGCAGCTAATAAGTGGATATTTAATCAGATTTTAAACAATGTGTCTTACTTAGACCCGCCCGTTTCTTTTAATCGAGCTTGTCATATATTCGGTCATCTTTGA